One part of the Quercus lobata isolate SW786 chromosome 7, ValleyOak3.0 Primary Assembly, whole genome shotgun sequence genome encodes these proteins:
- the LOC115953652 gene encoding jasmonate O-methyltransferase-like, giving the protein MEVVQVLHMNKGAGETSYAKNSKVQSKIISITKTVTEEAIIELLCKNLPESMGIADLGCSSGPNTLTVISEIIDIIYSKCSNLGCPTPELRICLNDLYSNDFNDVFGSLPAFYNKLKEEKGTDFGQCFITGVPGSFYGRLFPRKSMHFVHSSSSLHWLSQVPSGLDSKASTGINKGRIYISKTSPQSVLDSYMLQFQKDFSLFLKSRSNEIVPGGCMVLSFTGRKSMDPTSIESCHQWELLAQALMNMVSEGLVPEEKVDTFNAPYYGPCAEELELEVQKEGSFIMDRLEAFEIDWDGGVDMPNTINGTLSSGQRVAKTIRAVIESMLESHFGRDIMDDLFQRHADLVDKHLAKTRTKYTNLVIHLVRKG; this is encoded by the exons atggaagTCGTGCAAGTACTTCACATGAACAAGGGAGCAGGCGAAACTAGCTATGCTAAGAACTCAAAAGTTCAG agcAAGATAATATCTATCACAAAGACTGTAACCGAGGAAGCCATAATTGAACTATTGTGCAAAAATTTGCCGGAGAGCATGGGCATTGCTGACTTGGGTTGCTCATCGGGACCCAACACCTTAACTGTGATCTCAGAGATAATAGATATCATATATTCCAAATGCAGCAACCTAGGCTGCCCAACTCCAGAACTTAGAATCTGCTTGAATGATCTTTATAGCAACGATTTCAATGATGTATTTGGGTCATTACCAGCTTTTTACAACAAACTGAAGGAAGAGAAGGGTACGGATTTTGGGCAGTGTTTCATTACAGGTGTGCCTGGTTCTTTCTATGGTAGATTGTTTCCGAGAAAAAGCATGCACTTTGTGCACTCTTCTTCCAGCCTCCACTGGCTCTCCCAG GTTCCTTCTGGGCTGGACAGCAAGGCTAGCACAGGCATAAACAAGGGGAGGATATACATATCTAAGACCAGCCCACAAAGCGTCTTAGATTCATACATGCTGCAATTCCAGAAGGATTTTTCACTGTTCCTCAAATCACGTTCAAATGAAATAGTACCGGGAGGGTGCATGGTCTTGTCGTTCACAGGCAGGAAATCTATGGACCCTACCTCCATAGAAAGTTGCCATCAATGGGAACTCCTCGCCCAGGCATTGATGAACATGGTCTCAGAG GGTCTAGTCCCAGAGGAAAAGGTAGACACATTCAATGCACCCTATTATGGTCCATGTGCCGAAGAGCTAGAATTAGAGGTACAAAAAGAAGGATCATTCATTATGGATCGGCTGGAAGCGTTTGAGATTGATTGGGATGGAGGTGTAGACATGCCAAACACAATTAATGGGACACTTTCAAGTGGGCAGCGAGTGGCCAAGACCATAAGGGCTGTGATTGAGTCAATGCTGGAATCTCATTTTGGAAGAGATATAATGGATGATTTATTTCAGAGGCATGCTGATTTAGTGGACAAGCACTTGGCAAAAACTAGAACCAAGTACACAAACTTGGTCATTCACCTTGTAAGAAAGGGTTGA